One Luteibacter aegosomaticola genomic window carries:
- a CDS encoding KTSC domain-containing protein gives MLRESVQSSVLASVGYDPDHQILEIEFLSGTVYRYWHVEPLLHVRLMQASSKGRFFDAVIRDARPFKQVS, from the coding sequence GTGCTGCGCGAATCGGTCCAGTCCTCCGTTCTTGCCTCGGTCGGCTATGATCCTGACCATCAAATCCTTGAAATCGAATTCCTTTCAGGGACGGTCTATCGCTACTGGCATGTCGAGCCACTGCTGCATGTGCGCCTGATGCAGGCCTCCTCAAAAGGACGGTTCTTTGATGCGGTCATCCGTGACGCCAGACCCTTCAAGCAGGTCTCATGA
- a CDS encoding response regulator gives MPTNRHPRIVGFDVPPLKDTVDVVRDAPVVALLDMVPSQTWTDTFTVEAASVRAPLAAALLSVEEDRILFFANAQDSRICCNAVRSLVEKVTMRVVAGDAPSSPVVSNTHPVVRAGAKHVLVVEDDEDLREVACGVLNSAGWQASSAAGVAQALAALEAGIVDAVVTDIDLDERGDGLALAHAVRSRWPCTGLVIVTGRHAEGALDIPEGAIFLAKPYQRRQLLAVLELLGKPA, from the coding sequence ATGCCAACCAACCGTCACCCCCGCATCGTCGGGTTTGACGTTCCGCCCCTGAAAGACACCGTTGATGTCGTTCGCGACGCCCCCGTGGTGGCGCTCCTCGACATGGTGCCCAGCCAAACCTGGACCGATACATTCACCGTTGAGGCGGCGTCCGTCCGGGCGCCACTGGCGGCTGCACTCCTGTCGGTTGAAGAGGACCGCATCCTTTTTTTTGCAAATGCACAGGACAGCAGGATCTGCTGTAACGCCGTCCGGTCCCTCGTCGAGAAGGTCACCATGCGCGTGGTGGCCGGGGACGCGCCATCCTCCCCGGTGGTCAGCAATACCCATCCAGTCGTCAGGGCTGGGGCGAAACACGTTCTGGTTGTGGAAGACGACGAGGATTTGCGTGAGGTTGCCTGCGGTGTTCTCAACAGCGCAGGATGGCAGGCGAGCTCAGCGGCCGGCGTCGCGCAGGCACTCGCGGCGCTCGAAGCCGGCATCGTCGATGCCGTGGTGACCGACATCGACCTCGACGAGCGCGGGGACGGATTGGCGCTCGCACATGCCGTGCGCAGCCGCTGGCCGTGCACGGGGCTCGTCATCGTTACGGGTCGCCATGCCGAAGGCGCGCTTGATATCCCGGAAGGCGCCATCTTTCTCGCCAAGCCCTACCAGCGACGGCAGTTGCTGGCTGTTCTCGAGCTTCTGGGAAAGCCGGCCTGA
- a CDS encoding CopG family transcriptional regulator, whose translation MTQETRTARLTVLIDPRKKAVFERLCEEQDTTPSQVVRQLIRDYIERVSGRPWHVDDPTPAANGE comes from the coding sequence ATGACCCAGGAAACGCGGACAGCCCGGTTGACCGTTCTCATCGATCCGCGGAAGAAGGCGGTTTTCGAGCGCCTCTGCGAAGAGCAAGACACCACACCCTCGCAGGTGGTGCGCCAACTCATCCGCGACTACATCGAGCGGGTTTCAGGCCGCCCGTGGCACGTAGACGATCCGACACCGGCGGCAAACGGTGAGTAA
- a CDS encoding response regulator, producing the protein MTKQPSHSPRRTRADAGTVVILVVVVLFFVASGLLAGANIRTIRADNAQVIRSQETVAALADILSSVQDAETGQRGFLLTGNDAYLDPYRTALAVIPTRVDTIRLALDGDAGQQARLRELAARVNDKLDELKETIELRRDKGLDAALAVVSSDRGKVAMDDIRARLAAMRAIEFDQRTRRLAEMETAYSTALTSGAASALLGVGLTLFVAVLIRRNARAQAREAWLQMGRLELAAAMSGDKDIEEVAAAILGFLARFTNAQAGVLFARADDALRCVGAVGLAPAAGVASRTAGGTLVARAADEREVMVVSDVPAGYVTVGSGLGQGEPRHLVIAPGVVDGEVHGVVELGFFKAVDADVVALLEQASPAIAVALRSAAYRAELGRLLQETQRQSEALQVQQEELRVSNEELEEQSQALRESQHELEEQQAELEQTNAHLADHSQQLSAQRDALAAANRSIEAKAEEVERASRYKSEFLANMSHELRTPLNSALILSKLLADNAPGNLTDEQVKFARTIHASGNDLLTLINDILDLSKIEAGHVETHPEPVSVDALLKGLAARLSPLAAEKGLSFAVTIESGCPPVIETDRQRLEQVLKNLLSNALKFTESGGVTVSARLERGGMVAFAVTDTGIGIAPDQQGRIFDAFQQADGSISRRYGGTGLGLSISQELARLLGGAIEVTSEPGMGSTFTLTVTSAMNGITVGQESRAPTVPEPVHRSTDTSMSVPALAPASMGLSPAVLPLRDSEAGRLILVIEDDAAFAEIVGSQARQMGFRTIHASTAGEALVMAREQLPQAIVLDIGLPDQSGLHVLDILKHDVRTRHIPIHVVSGSDHSRTALSLGAVGYLVKPVSQDDLGSVLDSLEARLSQRPRRVLVVEDDAVQLDAIRHLLATADVETVGAATAAECLAALKAQTFDCMVLDLSLPDTSGLALLEAMSASDEHAFPPVIVYTGRVLSSAEEERLRRYSNSIIIKGAKSPERLLDEVTLFLHQVVSELPEPQQGMVRAALHRDSVLEGRRIMLVEDDVRNVFALMNVLEPHGCIVTVARNGQEAIDLLAQSGSGGQEPTELVLMDIMMPVKDGLTATREIRQDARFTKLPIIALTAKAMPDDRAQALEAGASDYVAKPLDVDKLLSLIRVWLTDRR; encoded by the coding sequence ATGACGAAGCAGCCCAGCCATTCCCCCCGTCGCACCCGGGCTGATGCCGGCACCGTGGTCATCCTCGTAGTGGTTGTCTTGTTCTTTGTGGCCAGCGGGCTTCTTGCCGGGGCCAACATCCGCACCATCCGAGCTGACAATGCTCAGGTCATTCGCTCCCAGGAGACCGTCGCAGCACTCGCGGACATCCTCTCGAGCGTCCAGGACGCCGAGACCGGCCAACGTGGATTCCTGCTCACCGGCAATGATGCGTATCTGGATCCATATCGCACGGCGCTGGCGGTCATCCCTACCCGGGTTGACACCATCCGCCTGGCGCTCGACGGGGATGCGGGCCAGCAGGCGCGGCTCCGGGAGCTCGCCGCGAGGGTGAACGACAAACTCGACGAATTGAAAGAAACCATCGAGTTGCGCCGCGACAAGGGGCTCGATGCCGCCCTTGCCGTTGTGTCCTCCGACCGCGGCAAGGTCGCGATGGACGACATTCGTGCGCGCTTGGCAGCGATGCGGGCAATCGAATTCGACCAGCGCACGCGACGTCTCGCCGAGATGGAGACCGCCTACAGCACAGCGCTGACCAGCGGGGCAGCGAGCGCCTTGCTTGGGGTGGGACTCACTCTGTTTGTGGCGGTCCTCATCCGCCGCAATGCCCGCGCGCAGGCACGGGAAGCGTGGTTGCAGATGGGACGGCTGGAGTTGGCGGCTGCCATGAGCGGTGACAAGGACATCGAAGAGGTTGCCGCGGCCATCCTTGGTTTCTTGGCGCGCTTTACAAATGCCCAGGCCGGTGTCCTCTTTGCCCGGGCGGACGATGCGCTGCGATGTGTCGGCGCTGTGGGACTGGCTCCGGCCGCAGGCGTTGCAAGCCGAACGGCAGGCGGCACCCTCGTTGCCCGGGCCGCTGATGAAAGGGAGGTCATGGTTGTCTCCGACGTACCAGCAGGCTACGTCACGGTCGGGTCCGGTCTCGGCCAGGGAGAGCCGCGGCATCTGGTTATTGCGCCCGGGGTGGTGGACGGAGAGGTTCACGGCGTCGTTGAACTCGGCTTTTTCAAGGCCGTTGACGCCGATGTTGTCGCCTTGCTCGAACAGGCGTCTCCGGCGATTGCCGTGGCGCTTCGGTCAGCCGCTTACCGTGCCGAGCTCGGACGCCTTCTCCAGGAAACGCAGCGCCAGTCCGAAGCGCTCCAGGTCCAGCAGGAGGAACTTCGCGTTTCAAACGAGGAGCTCGAGGAACAAAGCCAGGCGCTACGTGAATCCCAGCACGAACTCGAAGAGCAGCAGGCGGAACTCGAGCAGACCAACGCCCACCTCGCTGACCACTCCCAGCAGTTGAGCGCACAGCGGGACGCCCTGGCGGCCGCAAATCGTTCCATTGAGGCCAAAGCGGAAGAGGTCGAGCGGGCAAGTCGCTACAAGTCAGAGTTTCTTGCAAACATGAGCCATGAGCTCCGAACCCCGCTCAACTCTGCGCTCATCCTCTCGAAGCTCCTGGCCGACAATGCACCCGGAAACCTCACCGATGAGCAGGTCAAGTTTGCCCGGACCATCCACGCCTCGGGCAACGACCTGTTGACGCTCATCAACGACATCCTGGACTTGTCCAAGATTGAGGCGGGGCATGTCGAGACGCACCCCGAACCGGTGTCCGTCGACGCCTTGCTCAAGGGCCTTGCCGCGCGTCTTTCCCCGCTGGCTGCAGAAAAGGGACTGAGCTTTGCTGTAACCATCGAATCCGGCTGCCCGCCCGTCATCGAGACTGACCGCCAGAGACTCGAGCAGGTCCTCAAGAACCTGCTGTCGAATGCGTTGAAATTCACCGAGAGCGGTGGCGTGACGGTGTCGGCCCGTCTCGAACGGGGCGGCATGGTTGCATTTGCAGTGACCGACACGGGAATCGGCATCGCGCCCGACCAGCAGGGACGCATCTTCGACGCGTTCCAGCAGGCCGACGGGTCCATCAGCCGCAGATACGGCGGCACAGGGCTCGGCCTCTCCATTTCCCAGGAGCTCGCGCGCCTTCTTGGAGGCGCCATCGAAGTGACAAGCGAGCCGGGCATGGGGAGCACGTTTACCTTGACTGTGACGTCAGCAATGAACGGGATCACTGTCGGGCAAGAATCACGCGCGCCAACGGTACCGGAGCCTGTGCACAGAAGCACTGACACATCTATGTCAGTCCCCGCTCTGGCCCCTGCGTCGATGGGTCTGTCGCCCGCAGTCCTCCCCTTGCGTGATTCGGAAGCAGGGCGCCTCATCCTGGTCATCGAGGACGACGCGGCGTTCGCGGAGATCGTTGGCAGTCAGGCGCGGCAGATGGGGTTCCGCACCATCCACGCCAGCACTGCAGGTGAGGCACTCGTCATGGCACGCGAGCAGCTTCCCCAGGCGATCGTTCTGGACATCGGTCTGCCGGATCAGTCGGGCCTCCACGTGCTCGATATCCTCAAGCACGATGTTCGCACCCGCCACATCCCCATCCATGTCGTCTCCGGTTCGGACCACTCGCGTACAGCGCTGTCGCTCGGTGCGGTGGGATATCTCGTCAAGCCGGTGAGCCAGGACGACCTTGGCAGTGTGCTCGACTCGCTCGAAGCCCGGTTGTCGCAACGTCCGCGACGCGTGTTGGTGGTCGAAGACGACGCGGTCCAGCTTGACGCCATCCGCCATCTGCTGGCCACTGCGGACGTCGAAACGGTGGGCGCGGCAACGGCGGCCGAGTGCCTCGCGGCCTTGAAGGCCCAGACCTTCGACTGCATGGTCCTTGATCTGTCGTTGCCGGACACGTCGGGCCTTGCCCTTCTTGAAGCAATGAGTGCCAGCGACGAGCATGCCTTCCCGCCGGTCATTGTCTACACCGGCCGCGTATTGTCGTCGGCGGAGGAAGAACGTCTGCGGCGGTATTCGAACTCCATCATCATCAAGGGGGCGAAATCCCCTGAGCGCCTTCTTGATGAAGTGACCCTGTTCCTCCACCAGGTGGTAAGCGAGCTGCCTGAACCCCAGCAGGGCATGGTCCGGGCGGCACTGCATCGTGACTCGGTTCTCGAGGGGCGACGCATCATGCTCGTCGAGGACGATGTGCGGAACGTCTTTGCCCTCATGAACGTCCTCGAGCCGCATGGATGTATCGTAACCGTCGCCCGGAACGGCCAGGAAGCGATAGACCTGCTGGCGCAGTCGGGCTCTGGCGGGCAGGAACCCACTGAACTTGTCTTGATGGACATCATGATGCCCGTCAAGGACGGGCTGACCGCCACGCGTGAGATTCGTCAGGACGCCCGTTTCACCAAGCTGCCCATCATCGCGCTGACTGCCAAGGCGATGCCCGACGACCGCGCCCAGGCTCTCGAAGCGGGCGCAAGTGACTACGTGGCAAAGCCGCTGGATGTCGACAAGTTGCTCTCGCTCATTCGCGTGTGGCTCACAGATCGCCGCTAG
- a CDS encoding DUF692 domain-containing protein, which translates to MSIVWSDSSLVDRPSRGMPVERWGGISLKPEHYREIIENRPAVAFFEVHAENYMSAGGPPHRYLTAIREHYAISVHGVGLSLGGHLPLDRAHLDRLKTLVDRYEPAMFSEHLAWSTHPRGFLNDLLPLPYTHDTLRRMCEHIDAVQSHLGRNILLENPATYIRFDESTFEETDFINEIVGRTGCGILLDINNIVVSCANHERDPFDYVSRINAGAVGEFHLAGHQRENEGTLEEVLIDTHDRRVGSSVWALYEAALSLVGVRPTLIEWDASVPSLDVLVGEAAHADVIARGILAAMGSSQRPGAGHG; encoded by the coding sequence GTGTCCATCGTCTGGTCAGATTCTTCGCTTGTCGATCGTCCATCGCGCGGCATGCCGGTGGAACGATGGGGTGGAATAAGCCTCAAGCCCGAGCACTACCGGGAAATCATCGAGAACAGGCCTGCGGTTGCCTTTTTTGAGGTGCATGCCGAGAACTACATGAGCGCGGGAGGTCCGCCGCACCGGTATCTCACCGCCATCCGGGAGCACTACGCCATCTCCGTTCACGGAGTGGGCCTGTCACTTGGCGGCCATCTGCCCCTGGATCGTGCACATCTGGACCGCCTTAAAACTCTCGTCGATCGATACGAACCTGCCATGTTCTCCGAACATCTGGCCTGGTCAACGCACCCGAGGGGCTTTCTCAATGACCTCTTGCCGTTGCCATACACGCACGACACGTTGCGTCGGATGTGTGAGCACATCGACGCGGTGCAGAGCCATCTTGGTCGCAACATCCTCCTTGAAAACCCGGCCACGTACATCCGTTTTGACGAGAGTACTTTCGAGGAAACGGATTTCATCAATGAAATTGTCGGCCGGACAGGTTGCGGCATCCTCCTCGACATCAACAATATCGTCGTGTCGTGCGCCAACCATGAAAGAGACCCGTTTGATTATGTCAGCCGAATTAACGCCGGGGCCGTCGGTGAATTCCACCTCGCAGGCCACCAGCGGGAAAACGAGGGAACCCTCGAAGAAGTGCTGATTGACACACATGACCGTCGCGTCGGATCGTCCGTCTGGGCGCTGTACGAAGCCGCGCTCAGCCTCGTTGGGGTCAGGCCGACTCTGATCGAGTGGGACGCGAGTGTTCCCTCCCTCGATGTGCTGGTCGGCGAGGCAGCGCACGCGGACGTCATCGCGCGCGGCATCTTGGCGGCCATGGGGTCTTCGCAACGTCCCGGAGCCGGCCATGGCTGA
- a CDS encoding DUF2282 domain-containing protein — translation MSNRSMNLLVASALATVVAGLGCGTAMAEDFTPAQKKIQAEHTQLVKSGKVEPCFGTALKGQNDCYAGAGTTCAGTSTQDYQGNAFKLVPKGTCTAVNTPNGPGSLSPRV, via the coding sequence ATGTCAAACCGATCCATGAACCTTCTTGTCGCCAGCGCGTTGGCCACTGTCGTCGCAGGCCTGGGTTGTGGAACCGCCATGGCCGAGGACTTCACACCGGCCCAGAAGAAAATCCAGGCGGAACATACGCAGTTGGTCAAGTCCGGAAAGGTGGAGCCATGCTTTGGCACTGCCCTGAAGGGGCAGAACGACTGCTATGCGGGCGCCGGCACCACGTGTGCTGGAACGAGCACGCAGGACTATCAGGGTAACGCGTTCAAGCTCGTGCCGAAGGGTACCTGCACCGCGGTGAACACCCCGAATGGCCCGGGTAGCCTCTCACCGAGGGTCTGA
- a CDS encoding PhnA domain-containing protein, whose protein sequence is MAARDTNGNELTEGDAVLLVKDLKVKDAPLTLKRGKQFKGIHLTDNEAEVECREGKSVLVLKTCYLKKA, encoded by the coding sequence ATGGCAGCACGTGACACCAATGGAAACGAACTCACGGAAGGAGACGCCGTCCTGCTCGTCAAGGATCTTAAGGTGAAAGACGCGCCCCTTACGCTCAAGCGTGGAAAGCAGTTCAAGGGAATTCATCTCACCGACAATGAGGCGGAAGTCGAATGCCGCGAAGGAAAGAGCGTGCTGGTGCTGAAGACGTGCTACCTGAAAAAGGCGTAG
- a CDS encoding DUF3606 domain-containing protein, protein MSDDTKKRGPADAKRINVKEDYELEYWTRALGVSPEQLRRAVQRVGPMADDVRAELRRRR, encoded by the coding sequence ATGAGCGATGACACGAAAAAGCGCGGGCCCGCGGACGCAAAGCGCATCAATGTGAAGGAGGACTACGAGCTCGAGTACTGGACCAGGGCTCTCGGCGTTTCCCCCGAGCAGCTCAGGCGTGCCGTCCAGCGGGTCGGGCCCATGGCCGACGACGTCAGAGCCGAATTGCGACGCCGCCGGTGA
- a CDS encoding ATP-binding protein — translation MISTDSMGEGNPLAHSETQLRLLIDGVVDCAIYMIDPHGRIVTWNAGAVRIKGYEAGEIIGEHFSCFYTPEDQADGAPAANLANARETGRVEVEGWRVRKDGTQFWAHIIIDRITTADGQLLGFAKVTRDVTTQRDARKELDEAREALFFAQKMDALGKLTGGVAHDFNNLLMAIQGTLDLMELRSPDDERMGALLRIARASVDRGAGLTRRMLGFARRQSLRPEAVDPAMLVHGLLGLMSATAGPEVEVATQVAPDVPPIFADPHELELALLNLVINARDALPEGGHIVVGVESAEGSQGDQRDKAGWYVCLSVTDDGTGMDEATRSRAMDPFFTTKETGKGIGLGLSTVHGLAVQSGGWVVLKSEPGQGTRVELWLPGLAAEAGIAEVGYSSVGAPGFRPLRVLFVDDDPLVHQTVAALLENLGHTVLSAQRGQQALDLLEGGAACDVLLSDFAMPGMTGRDLAHAARALRPNLPVIIATGYAELDPAELPGVLRLSKPFDRDALTVALRTVAASVTS, via the coding sequence ATGATTTCTACAGATTCGATGGGCGAGGGGAATCCTCTGGCCCACAGTGAGACCCAGCTTCGGCTGCTCATTGACGGCGTTGTTGACTGCGCCATTTACATGATCGACCCACACGGCCGCATCGTCACGTGGAATGCGGGCGCGGTCCGCATCAAGGGATACGAAGCGGGCGAAATCATTGGCGAGCATTTCAGCTGCTTTTACACGCCCGAAGATCAGGCAGACGGCGCCCCCGCGGCCAATCTCGCCAACGCCCGGGAAACTGGCCGCGTGGAGGTGGAGGGATGGCGTGTGCGCAAGGATGGGACGCAATTTTGGGCACATATCATCATTGACCGTATAACGACGGCGGACGGCCAGCTCCTTGGGTTTGCCAAGGTCACCCGGGACGTTACGACGCAACGAGACGCCCGGAAGGAGCTCGATGAAGCGCGAGAAGCGCTTTTTTTCGCGCAGAAGATGGATGCCCTTGGAAAGCTCACGGGCGGCGTGGCGCACGACTTCAACAATTTACTGATGGCCATCCAGGGGACCCTCGACCTGATGGAGTTGAGATCTCCCGACGACGAGCGCATGGGGGCATTGCTTCGCATCGCCCGGGCCAGCGTCGATCGAGGGGCCGGCCTCACGCGGCGAATGTTGGGGTTTGCCCGTCGCCAGTCGCTCCGTCCGGAAGCGGTCGATCCAGCTATGCTCGTGCACGGCTTGCTGGGCCTGATGAGCGCCACCGCTGGCCCTGAAGTGGAGGTCGCCACGCAGGTCGCACCGGATGTGCCGCCCATTTTTGCCGATCCCCACGAGCTGGAGCTGGCCCTTCTCAACCTGGTCATCAACGCACGGGACGCCCTTCCGGAGGGAGGACATATCGTCGTGGGCGTGGAGTCGGCCGAGGGTTCACAGGGCGATCAGCGCGACAAGGCCGGATGGTATGTGTGTCTTTCGGTGACCGACGATGGTACCGGCATGGACGAGGCGACCCGCTCCCGTGCGATGGACCCGTTCTTCACCACCAAGGAGACGGGCAAAGGGATCGGTCTCGGCCTCTCGACGGTCCACGGTCTTGCCGTCCAGTCTGGAGGCTGGGTGGTGCTGAAAAGCGAGCCCGGCCAGGGGACCCGGGTTGAATTATGGCTCCCCGGACTGGCGGCGGAGGCAGGCATTGCGGAAGTCGGATATTCTTCAGTGGGGGCACCCGGGTTCCGCCCTCTTCGCGTCCTTTTTGTTGACGACGACCCGCTCGTGCACCAGACGGTCGCTGCGCTGCTTGAGAATCTTGGACATACAGTACTGAGCGCGCAGCGAGGACAGCAGGCGTTGGATCTCCTGGAGGGCGGTGCGGCCTGCGACGTGCTGTTGTCCGACTTTGCCATGCCTGGTATGACCGGCCGCGATCTCGCACATGCTGCGCGTGCCCTGCGGCCAAACCTTCCCGTGATCATCGCGACCGGTTATGCGGAACTGGACCCTGCCGAACTGCCAGGGGTGCTTCGTCTCAGCAAACCCTTTGACCGCGACGCACTAACGGTGGCATTGCGCACGGTCGCGGCCAGCGTCACCTCGTGA
- a CDS encoding cation:proton antiporter, which produces MTTFAIYLLGGVAVGPGVFALTRLPLTADHIHWLRSLSEAAMVVSLFITGLKLRLPFSHGGWRMSLRLALAGMALTAAGVTLLAVFALGWSLPWALALAAIVSPTDPVLASLVSVDDARDDDALRVAVSGEAGLNDATALPVLFLALALMVPGATLDQVWMHWLSVDVFWGLLGGVTIGFLGGWGMGHLGIRLRHATRDVAPSDFLALGIVIGVYAAAEWLHASGFLAAFAAGVGLRRVELHVSQRTANDHAADPADLAPAETRVNPNERAGAAIEHPGHTVGWVVSDALSFGETVERLIAAALVMAVGIAAVPALSWTGAGVAICLMALIRPIAVWLSTIGSPVPWQRRALIGWFGIRGLGSLNYLAFAIGHGLEQDRLGALEGIVITVVTVSVLVHGVSVTPLMRWRSRALKGKLDSRNTD; this is translated from the coding sequence GTGACAACGTTTGCTATTTACCTTCTGGGCGGTGTTGCGGTGGGGCCCGGCGTGTTCGCCCTAACTCGCTTGCCATTGACCGCTGACCACATCCATTGGCTCCGATCGCTCTCCGAGGCGGCCATGGTCGTGTCCCTCTTTATCACGGGGCTGAAACTGCGACTGCCGTTCAGTCATGGAGGCTGGAGGATGTCGTTGCGTCTTGCCTTGGCGGGCATGGCGCTGACGGCCGCCGGTGTCACACTCCTTGCCGTCTTCGCCCTGGGATGGTCACTGCCGTGGGCGCTGGCGCTCGCCGCCATTGTCAGCCCGACCGATCCGGTCTTGGCGTCGTTGGTCTCGGTAGACGATGCCAGGGACGATGATGCGCTGCGCGTGGCTGTCTCAGGGGAGGCCGGCCTGAATGACGCGACAGCGCTACCTGTGCTGTTCCTTGCGCTGGCCCTGATGGTCCCTGGGGCAACACTCGATCAAGTCTGGATGCATTGGCTGTCGGTGGATGTCTTCTGGGGCTTACTGGGTGGAGTGACCATTGGTTTTCTCGGGGGGTGGGGTATGGGTCATCTGGGGATCCGCCTGCGCCACGCCACGCGTGATGTGGCGCCCAGCGACTTCCTGGCCCTTGGAATCGTGATTGGGGTCTATGCTGCCGCCGAGTGGCTTCACGCCTCTGGGTTTCTGGCGGCGTTTGCCGCCGGCGTCGGGCTGCGCAGGGTCGAGCTTCACGTCAGTCAGCGGACGGCCAATGACCACGCCGCAGACCCGGCCGATCTGGCGCCGGCCGAGACGCGGGTCAATCCAAATGAGCGGGCCGGCGCAGCGATCGAGCATCCCGGGCATACCGTGGGTTGGGTGGTGTCTGATGCTCTCTCGTTTGGTGAAACGGTCGAACGTCTCATCGCCGCCGCCTTGGTCATGGCGGTCGGCATCGCCGCGGTACCGGCCTTGAGTTGGACGGGGGCAGGCGTTGCGATCTGCTTGATGGCGTTGATTCGTCCCATTGCGGTCTGGTTGTCGACCATTGGTAGTCCGGTTCCGTGGCAGCGGCGGGCCTTGATCGGCTGGTTTGGCATCCGCGGGCTGGGCAGCTTGAACTATCTGGCATTTGCCATCGGCCACGGCCTTGAGCAGGACCGGCTGGGCGCACTGGAAGGCATCGTCATCACCGTGGTGACCGTGAGCGTTCTGGTGCACGGTGTCAGCGTGACCCCGTTGATGCGCTGGCGGTCCCGCGCATTGAAGGGGAAGCTCGATTCTCGCAACACGGATTAG
- a CDS encoding low affinity iron permease family protein, with product MSNRSLFNRLTTWAASASGTPAASIGAAVLVAIWAACGPLFHYSETWQLVINTGTTIVTFLMVFLIQGSQNRDACAVHLKLDEIIGALRHANDELMDLEHLDQAALDKIRDEYVRRAEKARRTSGPGGIAANPDVGVT from the coding sequence ATGTCAAACCGATCCCTGTTCAACCGCCTGACCACCTGGGCCGCCAGTGCCTCGGGGACGCCTGCCGCCTCCATCGGAGCTGCCGTCCTCGTCGCCATCTGGGCTGCATGTGGCCCGCTGTTCCACTACAGCGAAACGTGGCAACTGGTCATCAACACCGGCACGACTATCGTGACATTTCTCATGGTGTTCCTGATTCAAGGCTCCCAGAACCGCGATGCTTGCGCGGTCCATTTGAAACTCGATGAAATCATCGGAGCGCTCAGGCACGCCAACGACGAGTTGATGGATCTCGAGCACCTGGACCAGGCTGCGCTGGACAAGATCCGCGATGAATACGTGCGTCGCGCCGAAAAGGCGCGGCGCACCAGCGGGCCCGGCGGGATTGCCGCGAACCCGGACGTCGGGGTGACCTGA
- a CDS encoding glycosyltransferase family 2 protein codes for MTIAFLVPCLNEEAALGSVLEDLAEFGLPVFVVDDGSTDKTTEIALAHSARVIRHIRCRGKGDALKSGWAAVRARGHHGVITVDGDGQHRIDDVRQVLEAACQLPGSIIIGARLKDRQSQPWLRRLANGFGDWAVKVASGQPITDTQSGLRYYPGSVFDCSPPSVGHFAFESAVLVEASRRLGMRIAYVPIHARYGQGLRGSHFRPVRDIARIARYLAAAVLRHVVLGRLRGARAGAGVGAGHDGRPPP; via the coding sequence ATGACCATCGCGTTTCTCGTCCCCTGCCTCAACGAGGAGGCCGCACTGGGGAGCGTCCTTGAGGACCTCGCCGAGTTTGGCCTGCCAGTATTTGTCGTCGACGACGGCTCAACAGACAAGACGACGGAGATAGCGTTGGCCCATTCGGCGCGGGTCATCCGTCACATCCGATGCAGGGGCAAGGGCGATGCACTCAAAAGCGGCTGGGCCGCGGTGCGGGCCCGCGGGCATCATGGGGTAATTACCGTCGACGGCGACGGCCAACATCGTATCGACGATGTTCGCCAGGTGCTCGAAGCCGCCTGCCAACTTCCAGGAAGCATCATCATCGGCGCACGCCTCAAGGACCGTCAGTCCCAGCCCTGGCTACGCAGGCTGGCCAACGGGTTTGGCGACTGGGCGGTGAAGGTCGCATCGGGTCAGCCCATCACCGACACACAAAGTGGCCTTCGCTACTATCCTGGTAGCGTATTCGATTGCTCGCCTCCGTCCGTCGGCCATTTCGCTTTCGAAAGTGCCGTGCTCGTCGAAGCGTCGCGCAGGTTGGGAATGCGCATCGCCTATGTGCCCATCCATGCCCGGTATGGGCAGGGATTGCGTGGCAGTCATTTCCGCCCGGTGCGGGACATCGCACGCATTGCCCGCTATCTGGCAGCGGCCGTCCTCCGCCATGTCGTCCTTGGTCGGCTGCGCGGCGCCCGCGCAGGAGCGGGCGTCGGAGCGGGGCACGACGGGCGGCCGCCCCCGTAG